aacccagtgattccggccatgaaagccttcgacaatacagtatttttgttgctgtgtgctttcaagtcgtttcagacttaggttgttcttgagcgagggccgagtaaatgaccttggatccccgggcctttgtttgaggacccctgtcctaaacCATAAAGCACTAAGGCTGATCCTAAGGGACTGTGAGGATGTGATAATtattgttgcgtgctttcaaggcATTTCTGACTTAATGGCGACCCTGTTGTGGATTTTtcatggcaaggtttgttcagaaggggcTTGCCTTTGTCTTAAATTGAAGGTGAGATTGACTGGCCcaacagtgggtttccatggctgagcaaggattcgaactctggtctcccagggtcccagtccaacactcaaatcgtGGCACGGAAACATTGGAAAGGATTAAGGTTTCCCCACTTCCTGCTACATAAGATTGACTCTCCCAAAATCCTTGGCTGTGTTTATTATAGAGGTGGAAAACAACAAGGCCGCATAGAGGTTTTAGGGTATGCCAAGTATCCTGCAAATAGCCAAGCAGATTCCAAAGAGCAGTTAGTTTCCCCAAGTGACAAGAAGCAACTTGGGATTTGAAGTATTTTTTGCTTTTAGGGAAGGATGGTGGTAGGGATGGAGGGATTGTGTTTTTTGGGTTGGGGATAGGGTCTCTTTAGGGATGGAGGGGTTGTTTTTTTGGATTGGGGATAGAGTCTCTTTAGGGATGGAGGGATTGTGTTTTTTGGGTTGGGGATAGAGTCTCTTTAGGGATGGAGGGATTGTGTTTTTTGGGTTGGGGATAGAGTCTCTTTAGGGATGGAGGGGTTGTTTTTTTGGATTGGGGATAGGGTCTCTTTAGGGATGGAGGGATTGTGTTTTTTGGGTTGGGGATTAGGGTCTCTTTAGAGATGGAGGGATTGTGTTTTTTGGGTTGGGGATAGGGTCTCTTTAGGGATGGAGGGATTGTGTTTTTTGGGTTGGGGATAGGGTCTCTTTAGGGATGGAATGATTGTGGTTTTTGGGTTGGGGATAGGGTCTCTTTAGGGATGGAGGGATTGTGTTTTTTGGGTTGGGGATGGGGTCTCTTTAGGGATGGAGGGATTGTGTTTTTTGGGTTGGGGATAAGGTCTCTTTAGGGATGGAGGGATTGTGTTTTTTGGCTTGGGGACAGGGTCTCTTTAGGGATGGAGGGATTGTGTTTTTTTGGTTTGGGGACAGGGTCTCTTTAGGGATGGAGGGATTGTGTTTTTTGGCTTGGGGATAGGGTCTCTTTAGGGATGGAGGGATTGTGTTTTTTGGCTTGGGGATAGGGTCTCTTTAGGGATGGAGGGATTGTGTTTTTTGGGTTGGGGATGGGGTCTCTTTAGGGATGGAGGGATTGTGTTTTTTGGCTTGGGGACAGGGTCTCTTTAGGGATGGAGGGATTGTGTTTTTTGGGTTGGGGATAGGGTCTCTTTAGGGATGGAGGGATTGTGTTTTTTGGCTTGGGGATAGGGTCTCTTTAGGGATGGAGGGATTGTGTTTTTTGGGTTGGGGATGGGGTCTCTTTAGGGATGGAGGGATTGTGTTTTTTTGGGTTGGGGATAGGGTCTCTTTAGAGATGGAGGGATTGTGTTTTTTGGGTTGGGGAAAGCTCCATTAACAGTCCAAAGCCAagctgaagagagagaaagagaaagagagagaagatatATTTACAAAgattgcaaaggaaggaagaggggaaagactGGGCAGAAGGTGATCCTTTTCGCTGCCCACCCTGCTTCCGAAAACAGCAGCGAATGGGCTACTTCCCCCTTTTGAGTTTCTCAAGCCTCTCAGCAGCCCTTTTCAACTCTTCCTCGATCTCCTCCAACTTCTTCAGTTCCTGAAAGACAGAAATAGTGAGAGAAGAGAGTAGTCCTTCTTTAGCTGCATTGACCAAAACAATGTTTTGATTCAGAATCAGAAAGTCAGAAAGGGGCCTCGAGGGCTATCAAGTCCAGCTCCCTTTCTGCTATGCACACAACTCAAAACACGCCTGAAAGATGCCCGTCCAAcatctgtttaaagacttccaaagaaggagaagacCCTCAGAGGCAGTCTATCTCATGGAtaaacagttcttacagtcaagaagttcttcctaatgcttaggtggaatctcttcttgtAATGTGTATCCACTGCTTCATGCTTTCACCTTTGGATCAACCAAAAACAAGACCACTTAATCTGTTGATTAATTGACCTTTTGAGCATCTGCTCAAACATAAGGGTCTCCATCCCAAACATCAGCACAGCCCTTTGCCTTCCCAACAAGGAAGTCAAACCCCAAAGTACCTGTCCACTGCATCATGGAGTAGGAATACTGACCTCATCTGGGCtggcctccctttcttcctcctcctcagcatcATGGGTGTGATATCTGCCCTTCAGGTACATGGCATCCTTCTCATGCCTCTTCTTGAGGTCCAAACCACTGCTTTGATGGTGGTGCCCATGCTTTGACCCACCTACTTCTTCCTCTTGCTCTTCTTCCTGCCATGGTTTCCATCCTCCGTGGAGATGGCTCTGAGAGTTGGAGATTTTgacccctttctcttcctcttcgaaCTGAGAGGTCTCCTCATCGCTGGCCTTCTCAGCCACTCGCTTTGCCAGATATGGCCTCTtcttcacctcctcttcctcctcttcatcccagTCATGGTGACGGCCTTGGTTGACCCCTCGGTGGTGGTACTTCCTCGGCTCCTCTTCCTCgttctcatcttcctcctccagcTTGAAGCGCCTCTTGGCCAACCCATTCCTCTTCCTCTCGTCTTGGTCCCCTTGAAATATCCCCTCTCTGATCTTGGGCCCACCTGGACTTCTGCTCTTGACATGGCCAAAATATTCCTTAGAAGACCACGTCTCTGAAgaacttctcctcttcttcctcgcttcctcctcctcttcttccttcttcccttcctcctcttcctccatcagCTCCTTGACCTGCTCCTCCAAAGCTTGACGATGGGCCTCTTCTTCCGAGACCTTCTCCTCCTTcaccttctcttccattttttctGTCTTCTCGTACTCTTTccgctcctcttcctcttccttccttcctccactttGCTCGCTCATCTTCTCAGCAGCGGCTTCTCTCTGCAAGATGGGTTTCATGCCCCTCTTCTTCACCTCTTCCTGCTCACCATTTTCTCCTTCCCAGGCTTCGTGGCCCAGGCGGTGCTTTACATTCTCTAAAGACCAACAGGGAGAAATGGGAGAAGGCATGGCTCAGTAGAAAaacacaataatgcttggtaaggtagaaggaaaagaggaagactacattACAGATGGGTAGACTCAGTCAAGAAAGCCCTTAGTTTGCAAGACATGAGCAGGCATGTAGATAGGATGACTTCGGTTTATGGGGTTGCCAactgatataaataaaaatgtattttacgtttgtgggattaacataactcaaaaaccactggacaaattgccgcctaatttggccacaagacacctacaaacccaaggagtgacca
The sequence above is a segment of the Anolis sagrei isolate rAnoSag1 chromosome Y, rAnoSag1.mat, whole genome shotgun sequence genome. Coding sequences within it:
- the LOC137095462 gene encoding chromogranin-A-like, which translates into the protein MGTILLWQAIVLLCLCRAFALPLTTQLSEEDEKVTKCITEILADTLSGPSPHPVTSECMKILREDERVLAMLHHQHLLSELEELAHQENVKHRLGHEAWEGENGEQEEVKKRGMKPILQREAAAEKMSEQSGGRKEEEEERKEYEKTEKMEEKVKEEKVSEEEAHRQALEEQVKELMEEEEEGKKEEEEEEARKKRRSSSETWSSKEYFGHVKSRSPGGPKIREGIFQGDQDERKRNGLAKRRFKLEEEDENEEEEPRKYHHRGVNQGRHHDWDEEEEEEVKKRPYLAKRVAEKASDEETSQFEEEEKGVKISNSQSHLHGGWKPWQEEEQEEEVGGSKHGHHHQSSGLDLKKRHEKDAMYLKGRYHTHDAEEEEEREASPDEELKKLEEIEEELKRAAERLEKLKRGK